A window of the Harmonia axyridis chromosome 5, icHarAxyr1.1, whole genome shotgun sequence genome harbors these coding sequences:
- the LOC123679776 gene encoding testis-specific serine/threonine-protein kinase 1-like, with translation MQQMMPSSSEVNVFEQRGYLIGKKIGKGTYATVHLADFVDGAGPKKLRLACKIFDKEKAPKDILRKFFLRELDILTKIKNPHIIQAHSILQRGPRVFIFMKYAPNGDLLNYIKVNGAVVETQAKVWFHQIASGLQYLHSMNIAHRNLKCENILLSGKFNAKITDFGFARFCTNEDGDVVLSQTYCGSTAYAAPEVISGIPYNPKMSDVWSLGVILFIMLNASMPFDDSNMRKLLKDQMNKNWNFRSSVTDTLCSRAKHLIRVLLEPDPILRLSLSKALKHDWVHDNELSKSKMY, from the coding sequence ATGCAACAGATGATGCCAAGTTCTTCCGAAGTCAATGTTTTCGAACAAAGGGGTTACTTAATTGGTAAGAAGATTGGAAAAGGTACCTATGCCACAGTGCATCTAGCAGACTTCGTAGATGGGGCTGGCCCTAAAAAGCTGCGACTGGCATGTAAAATTTTCGATAAAGAGAAAGCTCCAAAAGATATACTTCGTAAATTTTTTCTCCGAGAATTAGATATTTTAACGAAAATCAAGAATCCACATATAATTCAAGCTCATAGTATTCTACAAAGAGGCCCtagagtttttattttcatgaaatatgctCCTAATGGTGATCTACTGAATTATATCAAAGTAAATGGGGCGGTAGTGGAAACACAAGCCAAAGTTTGGTTCCATCAGATAGCAAGCGGATTGCAGTACCTTCACAGTATGAACATAGCTCATAGGAACCTAAAGTGTGAAAACATACTTTTATCGGGAAAATTCAATGCAAAGATAACAGACTTTGGATTTGCTAGGTTCTGTACGAACGAAGATGGCGATGTTGTTCTAAGTCAAACCTATTGTGGCTCCACCGCTTATGCAGCTCCAGAAGTTATCAGTGGTATACCTTATAACCCCAAAATGTCAGACGTGTGGTCTCTAGGTGTCATTCTATTCATTATGCTAAACGCATCCATGCCTTTCGATGACTCAAATATGAGGAAATTGTTGAAGGACCAGATgaataaaaattggaatttcaGATCAAGCGTCACAGATACCTTGTGTTCAAGAGCAAAACATCTGATAAGGGTTCTCTTAGAACCTGATCCAATATTACGATTGAGTTTGAGCAAAGCTCTGAAACATGATTGGGTACATGATAATGAACTATCTAAATCTAAAATGTACTGA